The following coding sequences are from one Candidatus Krumholzibacteriia bacterium window:
- a CDS encoding NADH-quinone oxidoreductase subunit J → MEGPIWLFFAGMGVLGAAGVAFSRNVLHSAFGLLFALFSVCAMYAMLGADFLAATQVIVYVGGILVLVVFGVMMTHRIEAEHLREEIVQPVAAAIAALVV, encoded by the coding sequence GTGGAAGGACCCATCTGGTTGTTCTTCGCGGGAATGGGTGTGCTCGGCGCCGCTGGTGTCGCCTTCTCGCGCAACGTTCTGCACTCCGCATTCGGTCTGCTGTTCGCCTTGTTCTCGGTGTGCGCCATGTACGCCATGCTGGGGGCGGACTTCCTGGCCGCGACCCAGGTCATCGTCTACGTGGGCGGCATCCTGGTCCTGGTCGTGTTCGGGGTGATGATGACCCACCGGATCGAAGCGGAACACCTCCGTGAGGAGATCGTCCAGCCCGTGGCGGCGGCGATCGCCGCCCTGGTGGTCTT